GTCGATCCATTATAATTTGGGCCTTTCACCAGTAATCAAGAGATCGGTAGGAGTACCAGAGAAACTAGAAGAAACACAGTAGGTCTAGTGGTTGGTGTATGAAACTTCGTTCTTCATTTACTACGAGAGTTGGCCCATCACATCCTCTGTCTCGGAAGAACAGAGCCCGCCTTCATCTTTCTTCCATGCCCTGAGAACAACGATCTCCTGTCCTCGGCCACCCCAAACGCAGCCATTGACTTAGTCAAACTTCATAATTAGTAGACTATCTGAATTTAAAacatcatcataaaaatataaaaagaaacagTATGGAATCATGCCACTATCCGAGTTGGTAGTCCtcttttgatttctttgatttaattttcattcaattAATGTCACATCACGGAAAAAGTAATGCTGCTTTTGACCTTCCATTAAGGTGGTACCGTGCGATCTAAGGTAGCAAATGTCTCCCATGGCTGTTGTCAGCTCCGAAATTAACATGATTTTGTGTGAATTTTGTCACATATATCGATCTAATTTTAATGTCGTTTAGTTTAGTTTTCACTCACCACTGCTGGTATTGTCAGACATTGGGCCCCACCTGTCACCATCTCTGGTCTACTGGTCAACCGATTTGGCCACCCACTCCGTCTCTCTCTTTCTGGAGAGTGGGCGGTGAACGTTAAACTTGACTTGGACATCTGGTGGGGTCCGATGCGCGTGGTAAGATAACGTTGGCATACGATGGACGGGTCAAGCGGCAGTGTCACCGTAGTCCAAATTTTACGAGATTGGACAAATTGGTAaaccacgattgaccgaaccatcagAAGTCAAAATCATGGTCCGGCTCGAGTTGCTAAATCGACTCGACATGGATTCATGACTCTGAGATTAGCTTAGCTGCAACTTGACTCGGGCCGATTAAAATTTAGATAAGAATCGATTGGGCGTTGTGTTCATTAAAATTTCTATTTCATtgtgataaaaattataaattccaTGTTTTTTATTTCCTAAATCAAAATGGATCGCATATTATTAAATCGACAATAAACTAAATTAGATAGGTAGGATCATATACTAACTTGTTAATCTTCTGAAGAGAGAATTCGAAGCCAGATTTTGGAAGGGAATACAAAAATTATTTTACCGTAATTGTTAGAACAAAACTTAAAAAACTaacataaggttcataaaaactaAAACATGGAAGCCCAACAGTCCAcgcaataataataaataaataaattattttgaaagaaaaaagataataaaaatctTTTTGACTCCTCATCATACTCATGTCAGTGATTATATGGGGAAGAGTAGAGCGAGAAAGTTCTAAACTGACGACATTTTAAAAAGATTGAATTGTGGGATTGATTGCtttgttatattttaaattaaaaatcacTGTTTATTACCAGATCATTGTAAATTCTTAACTCAAGTTAGGTATATAATTTGGATTAATATATTATGTATATCTAAAATCAAAAACTTCTGAACCATTTTTTGACCTCATAGGTTTTTCAGTCATATATGATTCACTTAGTGTGTTCTAAGGAATCCAAACTGATCATCTCAACTATTGTTTCTTCTATTTTATACATCCGCAATGCTGTCACCTTTCATCTTCTTTCTTCATTCTTTGTGTGTGAGCGCGCGCACACGCACATAATCTAAACTAGTCTCATGAATCACTTCCTGCTATCCATCCACGCCACAGGCGTCCGGATGCTAAAATGAGGAAAACACCAAGTTGTAGAGCTTGGATTGTCAGTCTTATGACTTGTTCCACATGTAATCAAATCAGGAAGCAGTAAATTTATGGCATTGGAAGGCTTGGTGTTCACAGGGACAGGCCAAGCAAAGAGTAATATTTAATGTCCCAAATTATCAACATTATCTTTCTCAAAATTTGCCTGCCTAGCAtattttatctgattcttttttcAGTCAAATGGCAGAGTCTTtatattttctttctattttgcATTCTGACATCCTGTtgctttcttaaatatttaataacaTAAATCTGGGAGCAAGGGACAATACATATCAGTAGGTTTTTGGATGATATAGCGGTTTAAAAGAAAATACATATCAGTAGGTTTCTGGAGTAGATATTGGGATATTCCTTTATGCTGTTCTGTACATGCTTCTTAATCAGGCTTATCATTTTCAGTGATCTTatggaaataattttcatatGCTGCAGGAAAGAGCAAGAGTAAACTGAAACATGGAATTATAATAGGTAAGTAACAACTTATTTCTCCTGCTTTGCATAATTTTATACAGTTTCCTTAATGATACTTTTTATCTCTGATAGTTGAGACAACAGTTTTTGCTTGTTTAATGAATATGTAAATGAGATACAACTTCTGAAGTTTCTGTTCGTTCATATGGTCATAAGATTTGCTCCTCAATGGGCATCAACTACTCCATGTTAATAACCTCAATTGGTGACCATTGTTATTGCTATTGACCGAGTTTCAAACAGAGTAGATCGTCTTTGTTTAGTCTCATGAAAAGCCACAGCTGCATCAAATCTGGTATAGATATAGCCCTCACTCATCTTGTAGCTTTCAAATTAGATTATATCCATGGAACAAGTCACTTCATTAGAAAACAAAGCATAATTTGATGAACCTCAAAAAATTGCTGAACCTAATCTCTGGAGAAGTTGCAGCGCTTGAAATCTGGGCTTGGATTCTTTCATATGGTTCCTTCGGCTCATGTTGTTTGTTATTTGTCATGAACAACAGGTATTGGAGCATCAGCTGGTTTGTTCGTCCTACTTTGTGttggctttatctactacaggcACAAGAAGAAGCAAGGAAACTCCCCTTCCTCCAAATCCCTTATGCAGAACCTCTCTTCCATGTCATCTTCTAAAGACCCCGAGAAGGGCAGCAGTGCCCATTTCCAGACCTATCTCTTCTCCTATGAAGAACTAGAGCAGGCCACCAACCACTTCGACGAATCCGAAGAACTCGGTGATGGAGGCTTTGGCACTGTCTACAAAGGTACCGACAGAATTATATGTTACAATCTGCACTATAATCATCTCCTTCGGAGTTCTCAACTCATCGTTAGCTCAAATGGCTTCTCTTCAGGAAAGCTTCGAGATGGGCGTATTGTTGCAGTCAAGCGGCTATACGAGAACAACTACAGACGAGTCGAGCAGTTCAGGAATGAGATCGATATCCTATCCCGCCTTCGTCATCCGAACCTTGTCAACCTCTATGGCTGCACCTCTCGCAGCGAACGTGAGCTCCTCCTCGTGTACGAGTTCGTGCAAAATGGCACAGTGGCGGATCACCTCCATGGATCCCGGGCTAGCGAGGGGATCCTTACATGGCCTGTGCGTCTTAACATCGCCGTCGAGACGGCAGACGCTCTGGCCTACCTTCACGCTGTCAACCCACCGATCATCCACCGCGATGTCAAGACCAGCAACATCCTGCTCGACAGCTGCTTCAACGTGAAAGTCGCAGATTTCGGGCTTTCGCGTCTCTTCCCCACCAACGTCACGCACATCTCCACCGCTCCACAGGGCACACCAGGGTACTTGGACCCGGAGTACCACCAGTGCTACCAGCTCACCGACAAGAGCGATGTTTATAGCTTCGGAGTTGTATTGGTGGAACTCATATCCTCCAAACCTGCTGTCGACATTACCCGGCACCGGAAGGACATCAACTTGGCGAACATGGCAGTGGACAGGATCCAGAATGGCGAGCTCGACCAGTTGGTGGACGAAGGCCTCGGATACCAATCGGATGAAGCGATAAGGAAGATGATCACCATGGTAGCAGAGGTGGCATTCAGGTGCTTGCAGAAGGATGGGGAGATGAGGCCACCGGTGAAGGAGGTCCTCGACACACTGAAAGCAATACAGAGTGAGGGGTACAAGGTGGCCAAGGAAGGAAAGGATGGTGCAGACAATGGAGACGATGCCGGATTACTGAAGAATATTGCACCAATGTCACCTGATTCAGTCATGAACAGGTGGGTGAGTAGGTATACTACGCCAAACACCAGCGAGTGATCACTAGTTTCTGAATGGCTACTAATGTCAACACACAATGATACTTCTTCTGTTTCTGTCTCTTTGTATGTGTTTCAGTGATGTGTTTGCTTGAGGGAATGTACATAGTTTGATAGAGTTTCTCTATGTTTTACTTGTTTGGATGTTTTAGTGTAGAATCTGATACCATTATGGCAAGCTCTATCTCATCTATTTGTAGTGTTCTGCTCAACTCAGACAGTAGTGATGTGCCATTTTGCCCAATCCATCCAACTCATTCAAACAAGATGGCTGCCTTTTGTTCCTAAAGGAAACGAAAAGGTATTAGCTGGCCAAACAGTTGACATTAGGACAGTGTATCTGTTGAATGTTGCAGAATCAACACTGTGAGTTTCTATCTTCTCTATTAAAGAGGATTTTAAGGAATAACAAACATCACGGGCATGTTTCCAATTGAACATCGACATTAGGAGAGATCATTTAATAAGATTGAGAGatggataaaaataatattgataGAGTAAAAGTTGCCCGGAATTCTGTGTGGCCGTCAATTTCttttgataaaaaatttataagatactTGCATTGTAAATTTGAATATTAGAtggttaaaaaaatttatatatatatatatatatatatatatatatatatatatatatatatatatatatatatatatatatatatatatatatatatatatatatatataagaagttATGTCgttgaaataaaatatttaagtggacatgtaaaattataaaaaaatattttcgttcATTGACAATTAATTATAGTTTAGTTGGAGATAGTAGTTAGGAGGGCTACAAATCTTGTAAGATGGAATAAACGTATACTGGGATGACTTATggatattataattataagatatgtgataattaatataatattatgatgTGGAGTTGAAGAAAGATTCAAGACATTTTTTTGTTGAAACTAAAATTAATGATTTAAATAAAATAGTTATTGAGTATATATTACAGGGTTTACTATAACGTTGTATACTATTCAGTACGGATGGTATGTATCGATCTGACAAGATATCGGTACACAGACTACTATTTATCGGGCGGTACTAGTCACTTGATTCTGTACCGAGCGATACGGATTTCATGAATTCATATCGATCTATACAGAGTGATAAATATAGAGCGGTAATGGTTAAAATCTGATCGTTACCCACCTATATCGATCAGTGAGTAATGATCGGATTTCGATCGTTGTTGATTAAGAACTAAGATTGCCCTATTTTAAATGGTTAATTTGACTATTTGAGATTTAAAAAAagatttttaaaccctttcttctcttctctttcttctcttttaacttATGTCACTCTCTTCATCTTTTAAAAGTCTCTCAAACTCGTTTTCACTCATATCTCtctcttatttttatatttttactctCCTAAACTTAACAAAACTATGATTTATAGATTTGAACAAATTTATAAGGTTAATTTTaaaggattaagaggaagaacactagacatatatatttttttttctaaatttttattgagttatgagatgattaagccaCCTAAGATTTTACACATACCACCCAAAATTCATATCAGAGCTTGACAAGATACTTGTCAAGTTTATGCACATAAGGGGTAGGGGAAGTCACTAGATGATTTTGAATAGAAATGACAGAGCCTACATGACATAGAGACTAAGTGaagcttatcatatttataaccATTGTAATATGAAGAATTTTATAACCAATAATAGTATGGTGATAATTGGTCATACATGTCTGAGCAATAATATAATGATCGATCTTACAATAAGAAGTAatagatcagtagtgaaagtagAAGTTCCGACATTCTTTATACTCCACACTAATACACATCATATTCATCTTTAGTAGTTGCTTTAGACACATGTGGTTCATGACAATCAAATTATAACCATCACCACATTAATTCACCAatgacatatgatgtatgatgtattgGGATCAATTTTAGGATCAAGtttgacaaacatatcatattgatatataaatacataggatcgaggactcTGATATATTTTTTGTGGAGTTcgattattcctttttatgataaAGCTAGGTATATCTatcgattgattacttaatttatttgaatATTAAAAGTTAAGTTATATAAAAAGTCATCAaacaattcaaatatttttttataaataatttaatattagtgAAAGGATGATCTTGAACGTAccttaaaactatttctcaaagttcgaaaaagaaatataatttttttaaatttatattattttcactaaaattatactaaatttatatttacttttaatttaaaaataatgatctaacttttctattttttaagtatttttagattttttttatgattttacgtATGCCTAAATTATACATAAAATCCTAAATTATACGTATTTCCTAAAATCCTAAATTATACATAGAATTCTAAATCGTATGTAAAATCTTAAATTGTACGTAGAATCCTAaaaattttttgatgatttttaagtatttttattttttttaacttaaaaatattaaattataaatacatcTCCGAACATATCGAGAAAACTCGAGAATCGAAATTGCAAACTTTGATATATTACAATATCTATTTATCATTTCTAGGgatttttatgaattatatatCTATCTGAcccattttaataattttaaaatattaaaaaaattattatatcataTATGGGAACTCGAACATCAAATATCAAATATACATTATTGCACTAATCCTCCCGGATGTCTCCACGTGACATACGCCTGCGACTCAAACAATCGTCGCAGTAAATTGCGTTCGCATGCGTGGTGTTCTCCAACAAGACCACT
Above is a genomic segment from Musa acuminata AAA Group cultivar baxijiao chromosome BXJ3-4, Cavendish_Baxijiao_AAA, whole genome shotgun sequence containing:
- the LOC135637008 gene encoding LEAF RUST 10 DISEASE-RESISTANCE LOCUS RECEPTOR-LIKE PROTEIN KINASE-like 1.2, with amino-acid sequence MPSQIRPPPSPPPLLPLPIPLLFLVLLFSIAGVSFASDYACQERSTTCGDVTDITYPFWLANDPAELFTHCGYPEFMVICRNDTPILRLATDNYTVIHIDHDRRIISLADADIVGSADACPRVRHNLTFPPDSSLAYAPSDANLTFYFNCNVNLTEYISPCLGKKSFVLTDEMIDNNSFVPHNCEAVIVAPVRQEYLKSYQYELAHGFREALHEGFELNWSVSTNDTCSQCEQTGGWCGLNMTSSRTLVSACFCSDGRIASHNCSRKSKSKLKHGIIIGIGASAGLFVLLCVGFIYYRHKKKQGNSPSSKSLMQNLSSMSSSKDPEKGSSAHFQTYLFSYEELEQATNHFDESEELGDGGFGTVYKGKLRDGRIVAVKRLYENNYRRVEQFRNEIDILSRLRHPNLVNLYGCTSRSERELLLVYEFVQNGTVADHLHGSRASEGILTWPVRLNIAVETADALAYLHAVNPPIIHRDVKTSNILLDSCFNVKVADFGLSRLFPTNVTHISTAPQGTPGYLDPEYHQCYQLTDKSDVYSFGVVLVELISSKPAVDITRHRKDINLANMAVDRIQNGELDQLVDEGLGYQSDEAIRKMITMVAEVAFRCLQKDGEMRPPVKEVLDTLKAIQSEGYKVAKEGKDGADNGDDAGLLKNIAPMSPDSVMNRWVSRYTTPNTSE